From Candidatus Doudnabacteria bacterium, a single genomic window includes:
- a CDS encoding UvrD-helicase domain-containing protein, whose product MKENLGLNQAQLEAVTAPMGPVLILAGAGSGKTRALTMRIVYLIKKIGLSPRNILAVTFTNKAAGEMKERITKLLGKNLDGLPTMGTFHSIGVKILRIDGKLVGLDPNFLIYDSQDQESLIKDILLRQRVDPTKYKPSMFGAIIDRAKNNLEEPEDMEEDDKAFSRTVKKVYETYQEELRKNNAVDFGDLLVLPVRIFQKHPEVLAKYQKLWQYILVDEYQDTNYAQYIFTKLLAAAHENIFVVGDDAQAIYGFRGADLQNILDFEKDYPKARVIRLEQNYRSTAPILSIAEKIIELSPRQHKKKLWTENEQGKTPVLFVAPDELAEAYFVAGKIIEQQDGKSEEMQYVEEDDETILGRIMRNAKSKILPKLRNRNGLNNIAVLYRTHAQSRVLEEVMIEASIPYQIVGGLKFYERKEIKDILSYLRLLVNSNDLISMKRVINTPPRGIGPKTFDLLKESLLEKNEKLLGELMAAKPAVKNFFEMQDLLTNLDESGNLLDLLRQVLKLTGYESFLRDGSEEGEGRWENVQELFNVAGSFRGLPWKEGLNQFLEEVALMTSADEVDMNSPKVTLMTLHQAKGLEYETVFLVGLEEGLLPHARSLLEPKDIAEEVRLAYVGVTRARKNLYLVYAQTRKQYGMRNVSIPSRILKAIPEELLDIHESNQYW is encoded by the coding sequence ATGAAAGAAAATTTAGGGCTTAATCAAGCTCAATTAGAAGCTGTCACGGCCCCGATGGGACCGGTTTTGATTTTGGCCGGCGCAGGCAGCGGCAAAACGCGCGCTTTGACCATGCGGATCGTTTATCTGATAAAAAAGATCGGTTTAAGCCCGCGCAATATTTTGGCAGTGACGTTTACCAACAAAGCCGCGGGAGAAATGAAGGAGCGGATCACGAAACTGCTCGGAAAGAACCTTGATGGTTTGCCGACCATGGGAACTTTTCATTCCATTGGGGTTAAGATCCTGCGCATCGACGGAAAATTAGTCGGGCTTGATCCTAATTTTTTGATCTACGACAGCCAGGACCAGGAAAGCCTGATCAAAGATATTTTATTAAGACAGCGCGTGGACCCGACCAAATACAAGCCGTCAATGTTCGGCGCCATCATTGACCGGGCGAAAAACAATCTGGAGGAACCCGAGGATATGGAGGAAGACGATAAGGCTTTTTCACGGACGGTAAAAAAAGTTTATGAGACTTATCAGGAGGAGCTGCGGAAGAACAATGCCGTGGATTTCGGCGACCTTTTGGTTTTACCGGTCAGGATCTTTCAAAAGCATCCCGAGGTTTTGGCAAAATACCAGAAACTCTGGCAATACATCCTGGTAGACGAATACCAGGACACGAACTATGCCCAGTATATTTTTACCAAACTCCTGGCCGCGGCCCATGAGAATATTTTTGTGGTCGGGGATGACGCACAGGCGATCTACGGTTTTCGCGGGGCTGACCTGCAGAATATCCTGGACTTTGAAAAAGATTATCCCAAGGCCCGCGTCATCCGCCTCGAGCAGAACTACCGCTCTACGGCTCCGATCCTTTCTATCGCGGAAAAGATCATTGAATTAAGCCCCCGCCAGCATAAAAAAAAGCTCTGGACGGAAAATGAGCAGGGGAAAACCCCGGTCTTGTTCGTGGCCCCGGATGAACTGGCAGAAGCTTACTTTGTCGCCGGCAAGATCATTGAACAGCAGGACGGGAAGTCAGAAGAGATGCAATACGTGGAAGAGGATGACGAGACAATCCTGGGACGAATTATGCGCAATGCCAAATCCAAGATCTTGCCCAAGCTTAGGAACCGGAACGGACTGAACAACATTGCCGTGCTTTACCGTACGCACGCCCAGTCGCGCGTTTTGGAAGAAGTTATGATCGAGGCCTCGATCCCTTACCAGATCGTCGGCGGTTTGAAATTCTACGAACGCAAAGAAATTAAAGATATCTTGAGTTATTTGAGGCTTTTGGTTAATTCCAATGATCTGATAAGCATGAAGCGTGTCATCAACACCCCTCCACGCGGCATTGGTCCGAAGACCTTTGACTTGCTCAAAGAATCTTTGCTCGAAAAGAACGAGAAATTGCTTGGTGAATTGATGGCAGCCAAGCCTGCGGTCAAGAATTTTTTTGAAATGCAGGATCTGCTGACCAATCTGGATGAAAGCGGCAATCTGCTTGATCTGCTTCGCCAGGTCCTGAAACTGACCGGCTATGAAAGTTTTTTGCGCGATGGGTCGGAAGAAGGCGAAGGCCGATGGGAAAACGTCCAGGAACTGTTCAATGTGGCCGGCAGTTTTCGGGGGTTGCCCTGGAAAGAAGGATTGAATCAGTTTTTGGAAGAAGTGGCGCTCATGACCTCTGCTGATGAAGTTGATATGAATTCTCCGAAAGTAACTCTTATGACCTTGCATCAGGCGAAAGGCTTGGAATACGAAACCGTGTTTCTGGTGGGGCTGGAGGAAGGCTTGCTGCCCCATGCCCGCTCTTTGCTTGAACCAAAAGACATTGCCGAGGAAGTGCGCTTGGCTTATGTGGGCGTGACCCGCGCGCGAAAAAATCTGTATCTGGTCTATGCGCAAACGCGCAAACAGTACGGCATGAGGAATGTTTCGATACCGTCAAGGATCCTCAAAGCCATCCCTGAAGAATTATTGGACATCCATGAATCAAATCAATACTGGTGA